The genomic stretch CCCATGCCGCCACCGATGCAAAGGGTTGCCAGACCCTTCTTCGCGCCACGACGCTTCATCTCGAACACCAGCGTATTGAGGACGCGAGCACCCGAAGCACCTACAGGGTGACCTATAGCGATCGCGCCGCCGTTGACGTTCACGATCGACGTATCCCAGCCAAGGTCCTTGTTGACCGCGCAGGCTTGGGCGGCGAAAGCCTCATTCGCCTCAACCAGGTCGAGATCGGACACCTTCCACCCAGCCTTCTCGAGTGCCTTGCGGGAGGCCGGAATTGGTCCGGTACCCATGATCTTCGGGTCGACACCTGCAGTAGCCCAGGAAACGATACGGACCAGCGGTGTGATACCGCGCCGTGATGCCTCCGCTTCTGTCATCAGAAGTGCAGCGGCCGCCCCGTCATTGATGCCCGAAGCATTGCCGGCAGTAACCGTTCCCTCCTTGTCGAAAGCAGGTTTCAGCTTCGTCATGCTGTCCAGCGTCGCGCCATGGCGGATGTATTCATCGGCATCAACCGTCACGTCGCCCTTACGACCGGGGACGACAACTGGAACGATCTCATCCTTGAAGCGACCTGCAAGCTGGGCAGCCTCTGCCTTGTTTTGCGAAGCGACCGCAAAAGCATCCTGCTCATCGCGGGACAACTGCCACTGACGCGCGACATTCTCCGCAGTCGTTCCCATGTGATAGCCGTAGAAGGCATCGGTCAGACCATCCTTGATCATTGTATCGATCATCTTGAGGTCGCCCATCTTCGTGCCGCCGCGCAGATGGGCGCAATGCGGTGCCATCGACATGGATTCCTGTCCGCCGGCGACGATGATCTTGGCATCGCCTGTCGCGATCTGCTGCATACCCAGGGCCACGGCGCGCAAACCGGAACCGCAAAGCTGATTCATGCCCCAGGCGGTCGCTTCTTGCGGAATACCTGCCTTCATGGCCGCCTGACGCGCCGGGTTCTGGCCGGCCCCTGCCGTCAGAATTTGTCCAAGAATGACTTCGTCCACTTCCGCAGCATCAACCCCGGCGCGGTCCAGCACCCCCTTGATAGCGACAGCGCCCAGATCATGGGCGGCAACATTGGCAAACGCACCGTTGAATGAGCCAACCGGCGTTCTAGCTGCACTTGCGATTACGATGGATGGGCTGCTCATGGATATTTCCTCCAACTCTTCGATGTTGAGACGAAACTGACAAAGGTTGTCCCCGCTGTCAAACGCCATCGACACCAACCTTTCCTTCTTTGGTTGCAGGCTCGTGACTTTCGTCAATTGCCGGTCTTGCAACGCACAAAGAGATTGTCACCGCACTTCATTTGCGCTTACATTCATTGCGGGAAGAGCAAAAAAATTGACGAAATTGGACGGGGTTAGGAGACTGAGCATGGCAAAAGCCGATGGCGAGATCGTGATCAAGAAATATGCCAACCGGCGCCTCTACAATACGGGCACGAGCACCTACGTGACGCTGGAGGATCTGGCGAAGATGGTGAAGAAGGGAGAGGAGTTCACCGTCCAGGATGCCAAGAGCGGCGAAGACATCACGCACTCTGTTCTAACCCAGATCATATTCGAACAGGAATCCAAGACCGGGAATACTCTACTCCCAATCTCGTTTTTGCGTCAGTTGATCAGCTATTATGGCGACCAGATGCAAATGGTCGTGCCGAGCTTCCTCGAACACTCGATGAAGGCATTTACGGAACAGCAAGCCCAGTTCCGTGAACAGATGACCACTGCCTTTGGCGAGACGCCGCTTTCCAAGAACCTTCATGTGCCGATGCAGTTGATGGAAGAACAGGTCAAGCGGAACACGGAGATGTTTCAGCAGGCGATGAACATGTTCTCTCCTTTCCTGGGCGCCCAACCGCCCAAGGAGACGCGCAAGGCGGAAGCGAAGGACATTGACGAACTGAAGGAACAGCTGCGGAACTTGCAGAACAAGCTCGACAGCCTCTAGAACTGCATCTTTAGCGGCTTCAAGTCCTCTTTATCCGGCATCATCGACCGTAAGCTGCACGGCGGGATGGTGCTTGTCTGCAGCCGACTAGGTTTTCATGTGTCAAAGACCGATCGACACATCGCGGCTGGCGGATCTGATCGAGATCGAGAAACCGGCGACCACATCGATCAGTGCGATCAGCATGAGGATAAAGAAGATCTGTGTCGCTGCATCGCGGACCAGAAGGAACTCGACCAGAAATCCGATGAACACCAGCATTGAAAGCATGTGATTGAGGAGTGATCCTGATGCATTGGATGTCGCCTTGAGGATTTCGATGAACAGCAGCAGCAATGCCACGATCACCAGCACATCTGCCAGGGTGAGAGACCATATCGCACCGGACAGCATGGATACGGAGAAGACTGTTGCGGACAGCGCCGCGATACCCCCTCCTCCGAAGAAGCCGATCATCACCAGATTGTAGAGGATCAGCGGTATAATCATCAGCGGGACGGCAGCGAACATCAAGAATCCTTTCAGATGGTGATTGGTCTTGGACTATATCAGCATCTGAATTGTGTCGGATATACTGAGGTAGGCTTCGCTAAAAAGAAAAGGCCGACAAAAAGCCGGCCTTTTCAAACAAAACTGCACAAGTCGATGTTATACGTTTTCCTTGGGCGTCAGCACCTGACGACCGCGATACATACCGGTCTTAAGGTCGATATGATGCGGGCGGCGAAGTTCGCCAGAGTTCTTGTCTTCCACATAGGTAGAAGCCTTCAGACCGTCTGCAGAGCGACGCATACCGCGCTTGGACGGGCTTGTTTTTCTTTTTGGTACAGCCATTTTCGTTACTCCACGTGACGGGCAAAACAGTTTTGTCGGCCTCATTGAGGCCGGACAGTCTCTGTCTCGATCTCGGATTTTGGCGGGCTTATACATGCCATGAGGGGCTTTGACCAGTCCCCCGGACATTTTTTTGAAGAACGCGGCGGGGACGGCCCTGATGATCAGCGGCCACCATCGCCATAGAGACAGGTGACGTATGCGCCGGACTGCCGGGCTCGGCGCTCCACGACATTTGCCAGGCGGCGCATGCCATTGCCGGGCTTGCTGGCCACTCGTTCGAGGGGGTTGGGCAACGCAACTGCCAGAAGTGCTGACTGCTTGGGTCCAAGCTCCGAAGCCGAAACATTGAAATGATGTCGGGCTGCAGCCTCAATCCCGTAAATGCCCGGCCCCCACTCGGCTATATTGAGATAGATTTCCATCATGCGTTCTTTCGACCAGACAAAGTCAGAGGCCATGGCGAGAGGCAGCTCCAGCGCCTTTCTTACAAAAGACCGACCACTCCAGAGAAAGAGGTTCTTCGCCGTCTGCATGGGAATGGTGCTTGCGCCCCGGGTTGTCTCTCCAGCCAGCGCGTCATCGACCACCAGCTTCATCTGCGCCCAGTCGATACCATCGTGAGCACAGAATTGACCGTCTTCCGACATCATGACCGAGCGTACCAGATGCGGGGAAATATCCTCAAACTCGACCCATTGTCGGTCATAACCCCGTAACATGACGAGATCCGCCAGCATCGGCGTCGAAACCGGACGGATTAACTCTATGCGGTAGAGGAGAATGAGCAGATAAGGTGCCAAAAGCACAAACAGGAGAAGTCCAGCAATTCTGCGGAACCATCGTGCCCCACCAGCCGATCTTTTTCGATAACCGTTGATGGGACCATCCCTTTCCATGCCGGCCTCTGTCACCATTGATGCTTGCAGTCTTGATAACTTGGCCGCATCTCATATCGGGCGATGGCCGGAAATGCCAGACTGGAAGCGACCAAAGCTGCGTCAGCACCAGATGCCAACCGTCCGCTGCCTCTCATATTCGGCATTGTCAGTACAAAAACGCCATGCCAAATAGGCTCATGAGCCAGGAAACGATATCTTTTGACCACCGCCTTTCGAGCTTTGCAAAAAGCGTTGAGGCAAATCTCGACCTTCTCCTGTCGACGCACCCGTTGCCTGGCGAACTCGCACGACCGGACCAACTCATCGAAGCAATGCATTATGGCGCCTTGAATGGCGGCAAGCGCCTTCGACCCTATCTCGTGATGGAAAGCACACGCCTTTTCGGCGGCAATGAAGAAGCGGCAATGCGGGTGGGTTGCGCACTGGAATGCCTGCACAGCTATTCGTTGATCCATGACGACTTGCCGGCGATGGACAATGACGACCTGCGTCGTGGCAAGCCGACAGTCCATATCGCCTATGACGAAGCAACAGCCATTTTGGCCGGTGACGGCCTCTTGACCTATGCCTTTGACATCGTCGCGGCACCGGAAACAGAACTGGCGGATCAGGCCAAGGTCCAGCTTGTCCTGGAGCTTGCAAGAGCTGCCGGCATTGGAGGTATGGCAGGCGGTCAGTCGCTGGATCTCGGCGCAGAGAAAGCAACACCGGATGAAGAGGGCATCATTCTCCTCCAATCGATGAAGACGGGAGCATTGCTGCGTTTTGCCTGCGAGGCTGGCGCCATCATCGCCGGAAAATCGGCTGAGGACCGCAGGCGTCTGAGGACATTTGGCGAAGTGATCGGCAGGGCCTTTCAACTGGCCGATGACCTTCTGGACGTCACCGCCGATGCCAAGACCATGGGCAAGGCAACAGGCAAGGATGCCGACCGTGGCAAGGCAACGCTTGTCGGGCTCCACGGCATTGCCTGGGCCGAAGCGCGTCTCGACCAGCTGGTGGAAGAAGCCATTGGCATTCTGGCACCCTATGGCGATAAGGCCCAGATCCTGAAGGCGACCGCGCGCTTCGTAGCCGATCGCAAGAACTGAGCCTCGAACAATCAGCGTCTTGCCATCAGGTTAAGTGATGGCATCCATCAAACCTTCTTGCTCGACATGATCGGGGATGAAGGCGCAATCTGCTGTGCATCATCCGGGGACACTCAGCATGTCAGATTTGATTGGACACTGGCCACAGCTCTTGGCCGCATACACTGTCTATCTTGTAGCGGTGATTACGCCAGGGCCGGCCAACCTCGCCATCATGGGAACAGCAATGAGTGAGGGCCGCAAGCGCGGCCTCATCATCGCCCTTGGTATATTCACCGGATCCTTCACCTGGGCCATGGCTGCGGCGCTGGGCCTTGCTGCCATTCTGACCCGTTATGGAGAGGTGCTCCAGCTCCTGAAACTCGCAGGCGGCATCTACATGCTGTACCTGGCCTATAAAGCGATAAAGAGCCTTTCACGGCCTACATCGACCAGTGATCTGGAGCGGCCAACGGAAGGGAAACGTCTCTGGCGGACCTATCTTGCGGGCTATGCCATCCATATGACCAATCCCAAGGCCATCTTCGGCTGGTTGGCCACCATTTCCCTTGGGCTTCCTCCGGAGGCTTCGGTCAGCTCCGTCATGCTTGTGGTTGGCGGATGCCTTCTAACCGGCTTTACCGTCTTCATGAGCTATGCACTGCTGTTTTCGACAAACAGGGCCGTTCGTCTCTATAAGAGCGCACGACGTCCGCTGGACGCCGTCATGGCAATTTTCTTTGGTACGGCTGGAGCGAAAACGATCTCGACCGCTTTCTGATACTGAAAGAAAAAAGGCGCCGCTTGCGCGACGCCTTCTTGCTTTGCTTGACAAAATTGAAAATCAGCCAGCCGTGACAGGAGCAATCGTGATCTCGACACGGCGGTTCTGCGCGCGGCCTTCCGGCGTCGCATTCGAGGCGATCGGCTGGCTTGGGCCGAAGCCAAGGGCAGAGACACGACGCGGGTCGATGCCCTGCGCGTTGAGATAGCCGGCTACCGATTGCGCGCGGCGCTCCGAAAGCGCCTGATTGTAATCAAGGCTACCGGTGGAGTCCGTGTGACCATTAATGTCGATCAGTGTGCGATCGAACTTGCGCAAGACGATCGCGACCGAATTCAAGGTCGGATAGAACTGCGGCATGACCTGGTCCTGATCCGTCGCAAAGGTAATGTTGGACGGCATGTTGAGAATGATCCGATCACCGGCGCGCGTGACCGAGATGCCCGTGCCCTGGAGCTGCGCGCGCAGTTCGGCTTCCTGCTGGTCCATGTAATTGCCGATGGCGCCGCCCGCGAGCGCTCCGACACCGGCACCGATCAGAGCCGCGTTGCGGCGGCCTTCTGGCGAGCCGCCGACAGCCAGACCACCGAGGGCACCCACAGCAGCACCCAGCGCCGCACCACCGGCAGTGTTCGAAACCTTTTGCTGACCAGTGTAAGGGTCAGTCGTTGTGCAGGCAGTGAGGACAGTTGCGGAAAGCGCAACGATAGCGATCTTCTTGATCATGATGGATGTTCCTCCAAGAACAGGCTGTTAACTCCTGAACAGCGGAAATGCGGCAACATAAAGTTGCCCGCATGCCTATTCCGCCGCCGATTTGCGACCGTAACGCTTCTCGATGTAATCTGCCACCAGCGCCTCAAAGTCACCAGCGATATTCGGTCCACGAAGGGTCATGGCCTTCTGCCCGTCAATAAACACGGGCGCCGCCGGATTTTCGCCCGTACCTGGCAGAGATATGCCGATGTCGGCGTGCTTGCTTTCGCCGGGGCCATTGACGATGCAGCCCATGACGGCAACGTTCAACCCTTCGACCCCCGGATACTTCTCGCGCCAGACAGGCATGTTCTTGCGCAGATCCTCCTGGATCTTCTGAGCCAGTTCCTGGAACACCGTCGAAGTGGTGCGACCACAGCCGGGACAGGCGGCGACCACCGGCACAAACTGACGGAAGCCCATGACCTGCAGCAATTCCTGCGCCACCTGCACTTCGCGGGTCCGATCACCATTTGGTTCCGGCGTGAGGGAGACACGGATCGTGTCGCCGATCCCGTGTTGCAGCACATAGCCCATGGCGGCTGAGGACGCGACAATGCCTTTCGAACCCATACCCGCTTCTGTGAGACCGAGATGCAGCGCATGGTTCGATCGCTCGGCGAGCATGGAGTAAACGGCAATCAGGTCCTGAACCTGACTGACCTTGGCCGAAAGGATGATGCGGCTTCGGGGAAGTCCGATCTCCTCTGCCAATTCGGCCGAAAGCAGCGCCGACTGAACGATTGCCTCACGGGTGACTTCGCGGGCAGAAAGTGGAAAGCCCTTGGCCTGGTTCTCATCCATCAGCCGCGTCAGAAGCTCCTGATCAAGCGAGCCCCAGTTCACCCCGATGCGAACCGGCTTGTCATAGCGGATCGCCATTTCGACGATCTCGGCGAACTGCTTGTCTTTCTTGTCCTTGAAGCCGACATTGCCGGGATTGATGCGATACTTGGCAAGAGCCTCTGCGCAGTCGGGATGATCGGCAAGCAGACGGTGGCCAATATAATGGAAGTCACCCACCAGCGGCACGTCGATACCGAGGCGCATCAGTCGGTCACGGATGCGCGGCACGGCAGCCGCGCTTTCATCGCGATCAACGGTGATGCGGACAATTTCGGAGCCGGCTTTATGCAGCGCTGCAATCTGGGCAACCGTGGCGTCAATGTCGGCAGTGTCGGTATTCGTCATCGACTGGACAACGACAGGTGCACCGCCACCGATAATTACGCCACCAACATCGACCGCAATGGAAGCCCGTCGCGGTTTCGGATCATGATCACTAGAAGCCATTGGCATGTCTCTTGGGGTGAAACTCGCTATGGAGGTGGATCAAACCGCCTGCCTTGTCAACCATATCAGGTCGGCAGGCGGACAAACCTTGGTGTTCGCCACTCCCTCAAAACGCGACAAATGGCGTCAGTGGGAAACGGCGCGATCGGCATGTCGCGCAAGCCCGGCCATCATGAATACAAAGAGAATGGGGAGCGATATCACCGTGTAGACCGTCGAAAGCGACACATACTCTGCAACAAAGCCAATCAAGGACGGTGCAAACAGGATTCCCGAATAGCCGAGCGACGTTACGACGGAAAGCCCGATACCCGGAGCCAGACCCGGTATATTGCCACCAGCCGAAAATGCGATCGGAACCATGTTGGAGATACCGATACCAGCAATCGCAAAGCCGATGATGGCAACGGTGACATTTGGCGCCTGCCCGGCGATGATCAGGCCGACAAACGCCGCCACGGAACACCAGCGAAGCGTCTTCACGGCTCCCAGGCGATCTCGGACAAAATCGCCAGCGAAACGCAGGATCGCCATCGTTAGCGAGAATGCCGCAAAGGCGAAGCCGGATATTGTCGTCGATGCACCCAGTTCATTGCCAAGATAGAGGGCACTCCAATCAAGGACGCTCCCCTCGGGCACCATTGAAAACAGGGCGATCAGACCGATGAGCCACGGAAGAGGCGAGCGCGGCAGCTGGAGTTTCTGGTGCTTTTCACTCTCCTGTGGCGGGTCCTTGATAATCATGGGCCTTGCGGCAAGGAAGAGCACCAGACAGACACCGGCTACCAGAAGACTATGAGAGAGCACGCCTAGGTTTGCGATGAGATAGCCACCGGTCGCCGAACCGACGAGCCCGCCAAGGCTCCAGAATGCATGACAGGATGACATGATGGACCGACGGACATGCCGCTCTGCGACTACCGCATTGGCGTTCATCGCGACATCCATTGCCCCGGTCAGGCCACCAAAAAGAAAGATAGCGACAGCACCGAGCCAGACCGATTCAACAATGGAGACGCCTATGACGGTGGGTATGAACAGAATGGTCGTGGCCTGAACGACTCGGTTTGAACCGTGACGGGCGATCTGTGCGCCCGCGAGTGGCATCATCACAAGCGAGCCGACCCCGAAGACGAAGATCATGATCCCAAGCGCAAATTCCGACAGCGCCAGTGCTGACGCGAAAAAGGGTATCTTCGTTACCCAGGCACCGATCACCAGACCATTCAGGAAAAACAACAGGGAAACAGCCGCGCGCTCTCGGGTCACAAGGGGAATGCTTCCGGCAGTTTCCGGCGTCTGCGCATATTCGGTCATGGGATCTCCTGCAAGGTGGGCCTAAACTAATTAAATCGATTAGATTGGCAATTCCCTTCTGTGCTGAAATGCTCACATTTTATTTCGTCAGACATGATTGCTGAAGATCAAACCGGCGGCCCCGGCTGTGGGCTATCCTGCGTTTTGACAATCGAACCGCCACCACTTGCAATTCCGGTCGTCCACAATATATATCAATTCCACTATGTATTAAGGAGCCTCTCATGACCCTCGACCGCGTCATTCTCGCATTTGCCGGCATCATGGTTTTGCTGTCAGTCCTTCTGACGGTCTTTGTCCATCCGCTCTTCATCTGGTTCACCGTCTTCATCGGCGTGAACATGTTTCAGTCCGCCTTTACCGGTTTCTGTCCGGCAGCCATGATTTTCCGCAAACTCGGGATCCGGCAGGGCACGGCGTTTTAAGGCCACAAAGGGGGATCACCATGAAGAAATATCTTCTGGCGGCGCAAATGGCCGCGACCATAGCATTTCTCTCCTCACCCGTATCGGCTGAGAGCCTGTCTCTGCAAATGACAACTCTGCCTGAATGGAAGGCAGTCTACGGGCGCGTGGAAACCCGTGACAGCGTTCCTGCAAGAGCGCGCATTGGCGGCACGCTGATCGAACTGAATGTCGCCGAGGGGGACACAGTGGCCGCCGGCGATGTCGTGGCCACCGTCAAGGATGACAAGATCGACTTTCAGGTCGCAGCCTTGGATGCGCAACTGAAAGGTCTGCAGGCCTCACTTGAGAACGCACAGAGCGAGTTGGCGCGTGGCGAAGAACTGATCAAGCGCGGCGTGACGACAGCCCAGCGGCTCGACGCGCTGCGTACGCAGGTGGATGTCCTGAACAACCAGATTGCCGCGACCGAGGCTCAACGCCTCGTCGTCGTTCAGCAATCCCGCGAGGGCGAGATCCTGGCACCAGCAGCTGGCAAGGTGCTGTCCGTGCCTGTCACCCGCGATGCCGTCATCATGCCGGGTGAAGCGGTGGCCACAATTGGCGGCGGCGGCTTCTTCCTGCGCCTCGCAATTCCCGAACGTCACGCCGATCTTCTGGCAGAGGGCGCTTCAATCGAGATTGAAGACGTCACCGGCAATCCCGGTAAAGGACGTTTGGTGAAACTCTACCCGGAAATCGACAATGGCCGCGTCATCGCAGATGTCGAGGTCAACGACTTGCCCACGTCCTATGTCGGCAAGCGCCTGCTTGTGCGGGTTCCGGTCGGCGAACGGAACGCTTTGCTCGTTCCACAGGAGGCTGTTTCCAATCGCCATGGTCTGGATTTCGTAGCAATCCGGAATGGTGAAGACACATTCGAGAAGGCCGTCGTGACAGCCGCTCCCCTCACTGTGAATGGTCAGGTCATGGTCGAAATCCTAACCGGACTCGAAATCGCCGACGAGGTGGTCCTGCCATGAAGAGCCCCGGTCTTGGTATTGCCGGCGGCCTGACGAAGAGTTTCATCTCGTCGCCGCTCACGCCTCTCTTCCTTCTGGCCTCGCTTGCCCTGGGACTGGTCGCGCTTGTTTCGCTGCCGCGTGAGGAGGAGCCGCAAATCTCCGTTCCTATGGTCGACATCATGGTCCGTGCCGATGGTCTGAAGGCCGAGGATGCGGTCAAGCTGGTCACCGAGCCGCTCGAAACCATCGTCAAGGGCATCAACGATGTTGAGCACGTCTACTCGCAGACAAGCGATGACCAGGTCCTGGTCACCGCTCGCTTTGTCGTCGGCACTTCCAGCGATGCGGCGGTGCTCAGGATTCATGACGATATCCGCGCCAATCTTTCGAGCATCCCCGTCGGCATCCAGGAGCCGGCGATCATCGGTCGAACAATCGATGACGTCGCGATTGTCACACTCACACTGACGCCTTCCGAAGAGGCAGCAGAAAGTGTGGATGCCGAGACGCTGACCCGCATTGCCCGCGAATTGCGGGTGGAGATGGCGAAGATCGGCGATGTTGGCCAAAGCTATCTGGTAGGCGAAAACGGCAACGCCATTCGCGTCAATCCGGATCCCGAGCGCCTTGCGCTTTACGGCGTCACACTACAGCAACTCTCCGGCAAACTTCAGTCAGCCAATCGCTCCTTCTCCACCGGCAGGGTACGCGACGGCGGGCAACAGATTGAAGTGGTTGCAGGCGAAACACTCTCGACGCCGGCAGAAATCTCCAACCTTCTCTTGACGACCCGCGACAACCGCCCCGTCTACGTCCGGGACGTCGCTGAAGTCTCGTTCGTAACGGACACAAGCGAAGCGAAGGTCTCGACGGTCACCAGAGCCGAAAACGGCAGCCTTGAGAGAGTCCCGGCTGTCACACTGGCTTTGGCCAAGCGCGCTGGCGCCAATGCCGTCGTTGTATCGGAAGAAATCCTGCACCGGGTCGAAGAACTGAAGGGAAGCCTCATTCCCGACAGCGTTGCCGTCGAGGTCACCCGGAACTACGGGGAAACCGCCAACGAAAAGGCAAACGAACTCCTTTTCCACCTTGCGCTTGCGACAATATCGATCATTGCGCTCGTTTGGGTATCGATCGGCCGTCGTGAGGCATTGGTCGTCGCCATCGTCATTCCGGTCACGATCCTGCTGACACTCTTTGCCGCCAACCTCATGGGCTACACGCTCAACAGGGTTTCGCTGTTTGCACTGATCTTCTCCATCGGCATCCTGGTGGACGACGCCATCGTCGTGATCGAAAACATTGCTCGACACTGGGGCATGAATCCCTCCGGCGACCGGCGACTGTCGGCCATTGAAGCAGTGGCAGAGGTCGGCAACCCGACCATCGTCGCGACACTGACCGTCGTGGTCGCGCTGCTTCCGATGATGTTCGTCTCCGGCATGATGGGCCCCTATATGAGCCCGATCCCGGCCAATGCGTCGGCGGCGATGATCTTCTCGTTTTTCGTGGCGGTGATTGTCACACCATGGCTGATGCTGAAGATCGCCGGCAAGGCGCAGTTGCATCATGATGATGCGCATCGAAATGGCGGCATGCTGGGACGCGGATATACAGCGGTGGCAGCGCCAATCCTGGCCTCCAAGAGTCGCAGCTGGATTTTTCTGATCCTCGTCGGGATCGCCACAATCGGCTCTTTGGTGCTCTTCTACACGAAGGATGTCACAGTCAAACTGCTTCCCTTCGACAACAAGTCGGAGCTGCAGATCACGATAGACCTGCCGGAGGGCTCATCCGTCGAGGCAACAGATGCCGTCGCCCAGGCAGCAGCGGCAGTTGCCTTGTCCATGCCGGAGGTCATGACGACCCAGACCCATGCCGGCACGGCCGCCCCGTTTAACTTTAACGGACTGGTCCGCCATTCATTCTTCCGCAACCAGCCACATCTGGGTGATGTACAGCTCAATCTGACACCCAAAGGCGAACGTGAGCGTTCAAGTCACGAGATTGCTCTTGATCTGCGCCAGCGCCTGCTGTCCGAATTGACCGTTCCAGAAGGTACAAGCCTCAAAGTCGTTGAACCGCCACCCGGCCCGCCGGTCATGGCAACGCTGCTGGCCGAGATCTACGGCCCGGATGCGCAAACGCGGCGCGCGACTGCCGAAAAGGTGAAGCAGGCCTTCCAGTCCGTTCCCTTCATCGTGGATGTGGATGACAGCTATGGTGAACCGACCCGTCGCCTGAGGCTAACCATTTCAACAGACGATCTCGACTACTACGGGGTCTCGGAGGCCGATGTCTTCGATACGATCTCTATCCTCAACGGATCGACGACGGTCGGTTATTCGCACCGCGGCGATGGACGCTATCCCATCCCGATTACGGTTGAGCGATCCAAGGGTGAGAAAGTCCTCGACGAGACCTTCCTGTCGACACCGATCCCGGCCAACCTGCTGCCCGGATCACGCGCCGTGGTCGAGCTTGGCGACGTTGTGCGGATAGAGGAGGAACAGGCTTCCTATCCGATCTTCCGTCACAATGGTCGCTATGCCGAAATGGTGACGGCTGAACTTGCCGGAGACTTTGAAGCCCCGCTCTATGGTATGCTGGCCGTTCATGAAGCGCTGGATCAGCAGGACTGGACCGGCTTGCAAAAGCCCGAAATCGCCCTGCACGGACAGCCGACAGACGAAAGCAAGACGACCTTGCTCTGGGACGGAGAATGGGAAGTCACATGGGTGACCTTCCGGGACATGGGAGCTGCCTTCATGGTCGCCCTGCTCGGGATCTACATTCTTGTGGTCGCCCAGTTTGGCTCGTTCAAGGTTCCTCTGGTGATCCTGACGCCGATACCGTTGACGTTCAT from Peteryoungia desertarenae encodes the following:
- a CDS encoding acetyl-CoA C-acetyltransferase, whose product is MSSPSIVIASAARTPVGSFNGAFANVAAHDLGAVAIKGVLDRAGVDAAEVDEVILGQILTAGAGQNPARQAAMKAGIPQEATAWGMNQLCGSGLRAVALGMQQIATGDAKIIVAGGQESMSMAPHCAHLRGGTKMGDLKMIDTMIKDGLTDAFYGYHMGTTAENVARQWQLSRDEQDAFAVASQNKAEAAQLAGRFKDEIVPVVVPGRKGDVTVDADEYIRHGATLDSMTKLKPAFDKEGTVTAGNASGINDGAAAALLMTEAEASRRGITPLVRIVSWATAGVDPKIMGTGPIPASRKALEKAGWKVSDLDLVEANEAFAAQACAVNKDLGWDTSIVNVNGGAIAIGHPVGASGARVLNTLVFEMKRRGAKKGLATLCIGGGMGIAMCVEAF
- the phaR gene encoding polyhydroxyalkanoate synthesis repressor PhaR, which produces MAKADGEIVIKKYANRRLYNTGTSTYVTLEDLAKMVKKGEEFTVQDAKSGEDITHSVLTQIIFEQESKTGNTLLPISFLRQLISYYGDQMQMVVPSFLEHSMKAFTEQQAQFREQMTTAFGETPLSKNLHVPMQLMEEQVKRNTEMFQQAMNMFSPFLGAQPPKETRKAEAKDIDELKEQLRNLQNKLDSL
- the rpmF gene encoding 50S ribosomal protein L32, giving the protein MAVPKRKTSPSKRGMRRSADGLKASTYVEDKNSGELRRPHHIDLKTGMYRGRQVLTPKENV
- the mtgA gene encoding monofunctional biosynthetic peptidoglycan transglycosylase, coding for MVTEAGMERDGPINGYRKRSAGGARWFRRIAGLLLFVLLAPYLLILLYRIELIRPVSTPMLADLVMLRGYDRQWVEFEDISPHLVRSVMMSEDGQFCAHDGIDWAQMKLVVDDALAGETTRGASTIPMQTAKNLFLWSGRSFVRKALELPLAMASDFVWSKERMMEIYLNIAEWGPGIYGIEAAARHHFNVSASELGPKQSALLAVALPNPLERVASKPGNGMRRLANVVERRARQSGAYVTCLYGDGGR
- a CDS encoding polyprenyl synthetase family protein, with the protein product MSQETISFDHRLSSFAKSVEANLDLLLSTHPLPGELARPDQLIEAMHYGALNGGKRLRPYLVMESTRLFGGNEEAAMRVGCALECLHSYSLIHDDLPAMDNDDLRRGKPTVHIAYDEATAILAGDGLLTYAFDIVAAPETELADQAKVQLVLELARAAGIGGMAGGQSLDLGAEKATPDEEGIILLQSMKTGALLRFACEAGAIIAGKSAEDRRRLRTFGEVIGRAFQLADDLLDVTADAKTMGKATGKDADRGKATLVGLHGIAWAEARLDQLVEEAIGILAPYGDKAQILKATARFVADRKN
- a CDS encoding LysE family translocator, which gives rise to MSDLIGHWPQLLAAYTVYLVAVITPGPANLAIMGTAMSEGRKRGLIIALGIFTGSFTWAMAAALGLAAILTRYGEVLQLLKLAGGIYMLYLAYKAIKSLSRPTSTSDLERPTEGKRLWRTYLAGYAIHMTNPKAIFGWLATISLGLPPEASVSSVMLVVGGCLLTGFTVFMSYALLFSTNRAVRLYKSARRPLDAVMAIFFGTAGAKTISTAF
- a CDS encoding OmpA family protein translates to MIKKIAIVALSATVLTACTTTDPYTGQQKVSNTAGGAALGAAVGALGGLAVGGSPEGRRNAALIGAGVGALAGGAIGNYMDQQEAELRAQLQGTGISVTRAGDRIILNMPSNITFATDQDQVMPQFYPTLNSVAIVLRKFDRTLIDINGHTDSTGSLDYNQALSERRAQSVAGYLNAQGIDPRRVSALGFGPSQPIASNATPEGRAQNRRVEITIAPVTAG
- the ispG gene encoding flavodoxin-dependent (E)-4-hydroxy-3-methylbut-2-enyl-diphosphate synthase — translated: MASSDHDPKPRRASIAVDVGGVIIGGGAPVVVQSMTNTDTADIDATVAQIAALHKAGSEIVRITVDRDESAAAVPRIRDRLMRLGIDVPLVGDFHYIGHRLLADHPDCAEALAKYRINPGNVGFKDKKDKQFAEIVEMAIRYDKPVRIGVNWGSLDQELLTRLMDENQAKGFPLSAREVTREAIVQSALLSAELAEEIGLPRSRIILSAKVSQVQDLIAVYSMLAERSNHALHLGLTEAGMGSKGIVASSAAMGYVLQHGIGDTIRVSLTPEPNGDRTREVQVAQELLQVMGFRQFVPVVAACPGCGRTTSTVFQELAQKIQEDLRKNMPVWREKYPGVEGLNVAVMGCIVNGPGESKHADIGISLPGTGENPAAPVFIDGQKAMTLRGPNIAGDFEALVADYIEKRYGRKSAAE